The following nucleotide sequence is from Salvia splendens isolate huo1 chromosome 2, SspV2, whole genome shotgun sequence.
cggcacaagcaatgtcaggtcgagtgcaattagtcaagtacataatgcacccgatgacccgtgcatactcttcttgtgcaacgggctcgcctttatttttgttcaagtgaacgtcgagttcaattggagtcttaaccggcacGCCATCacaggctttgaatttattcaatatcttctcaacataatgtgattgtgttaagatgattccatcattcgttcttagaatcttcattccaagaattacatcggctagacccatgtctttcatgtcaaagtttctctttaacatggcctttgtatcgttaattacttgagtgttgctacccaagattaacatatcatcaacgtagagacacactataacatgaccgttattagtgctcttgatgtagacacatttgtcgcactcgttgattttaaacccatttgataacatcacattatcaaacttcaagtgccattgcaatggcgcttgtttcaatccatatagggactttacgagcttgcatacctttttctcttgtccaggtactacaaactcttcgggttgttccatatagatttcgtcttctaattcaccattcagaaacgcggtctttacatccatttgatgaatctcaagattgtgcaatgcagcaatagcgagaagcacccggatagatgtaatccttgttacaggtgaataggtatcgaagaagtcatgtccttccttttgtttaaaaccctttactactaattgggctttatacttatcaactgttccatcggccttaaactttcttttaagaacccatttgcatcctaaaggtttagcaccttcgggcaaatcaaccaacacccatgtgtggtttagcaaaattgaatcaatttcactttgaacagcttctctccaatgcagcccgtctgggccagcaaaggctacttttatcgctgttggttcttcatccaacatgaaagcaatgtagtcaggaccaaaagtttttggtgttttgactctattaccacgtcttagtactgtatcttttggatcgggccttgcacgcttgcgcgattcaggttccgcatccgctgatttagaactagtggcttcttcttccacttgtttagaactagtggcttcttcaattcttgtttagaactagtggcttcttcaattcttgtctcagaattggttgagactttttccttgtctttgcaaggaaatgtattttcgagaaatacaacattcctcgactcaattgttgttcctactagagatgcccaccggttccggttctgaaccggaaccgtggcaattttcccgaaccggaaccgtcgcaattcgggtcgcggtccggttcaggttcaagatattccgaaccggaaccgtcaccgaaccggcggttcgggacggttcggaaccggtggttaaccggcggaaccgccagTTCGGGCGCGTATATCAAGGCATCGGGGATGGGGCcgacggcggcagcttttcagctgcAAAACCGGCCGGTTTCGGTGATTTTTtagcggttaaccggcggttaaccgtgaaaaccgaCGGTTTTGCCCGGAAACCGGttgttccggcggttttccgaatattcaaattttttttttcaaattcgaattcttctataagagtttctctcttcaatctcccaattctctctctttgtctccaatttctcatttgtgctatcgtgcttccatttaattacgcaagtgctactcttattacgcattgttatacacttatacttgttctcgtagttctataagttgtctttctttctcaattgctaaaacaaaaatatatatattattccatatttctacatttctacatagcaatatgtcaTCATCccgagaactacgtggactttgattcctcaataaaattgtggatacgtaggcaactcaacttaaatttgtgaaagtttaagttgagctcaagcccttttcaatttttttccccccatttcatgtttttttcaatgtaaattatattacattgttgtatgttgtatacttgtatactTGTAGTTGTAGTCTTGTAGATGTattatgtatatgtattgtaaattgtaatgtattgttgtccgttacaactcaaactcaataaaattgatatcattttctccttattcgccatatttctatttgaattatacattgtcttgttccaatttgttatataaatccaaatttcaaattcaaaaaaaaaacaaaaaaaaaaaacgaaccgcgaaaccgccggttccgaaccggaaccgcctaaaccgccggaaaaaccggcggttccgaaccggaaccggaaccgccggttttcgaaccggaaccggaaccgtgaaatagcctcacggttcggttccggttccaccttcgacaaaaccggaaccggcggttccgaaccggaaccgccggtttttgaaccgtgggcaacactagttcctactgtgatagtcgatatttcagacttgtgaacaacaaatcgatatgcactactgttaagtgcatatccaatgaagatgcaatcaaccgtcttaggtccgattgtaacttctttgggcggaggaaccatcacctttgccaaacacccccacactttgaggtatttgtaggatgccttccttcccttccacaactcataaggagtgacatcttttcctttgagagggatattattcaagatatagttggctgtcaaaacagcttccccccacatgttatgtagtaatcctgaagtcagaagcagtgcattcatcatctcttttagagttcgatttttgcgttctgcaacaccattagattgtggtgaatatggtgcagtcgtttgatggattataccaccttcgttgcataattcctcaaacggggctacatattcgcctcctctatcacttcgaatcgatttgattttacaaccaagttgattctcaacttcgttcttataatttttgaacgcttctattgcttcgtctttacttcttaaatgataaatgtagcaataccttgtgcaatcatctatgaaagtgataaagtactttttaccacctctagtttgcaccatttttaaatcacatacgtccgtgtgaattaattcaaggggttttgtgcttcgttcaaccgaatgaaacggcaacttagtcatttttgcttcaagacaaatttcacatttatcttggatatccaattcattagcctttagtaaatctaaatttactaatcttttaatggcttttgaatttacatgtcccaatctacaatgccacaaatttgaagactcggtcaaataagaggaagtatatgttttattattattagccaatggctttggaacacgcagtgttgctacattaagcttgaaaagtccgtcggttacataaccttttctgagggacttcccaaacttatacaatgcaaacctatcggattcaaatacaagtttaaaacccttattcactagtattgatcctgaaactaggttcttccggatgtccggaacgtgtagcgcatccttcaaggtgattgagacgccagacgtcatcttgaggattacatcaccaactccgaggatttcagacgaggcttgattccccatgtttatctttctcccttcaacgttgttgtaggtggagaacatactcctatctgcgcaaacatgtgcagtagcgccggtatcaatataccagccacccttgttgttgttaacaaggttgacctcttcagtgaccacagcaatgaggtcgttctcatcccagtctttgaactccttctcaacgacgtgggcagccggcttcttcttcttgctgcggcagtctttagcaaagtggtctagtttgccacacttgtagcagtcgccttcaaacttctttgaaggctgctttcccttccctttgtcgtttggatggtttgggcgagggcgtttgttggagggaccgccccgctccaacaggttggctttggcttcatttggggtgaagcccttagccttttgatcacttttgcgcacgtcggcctcaatgcgcaacttcacgatcaagtcttcaagggtcatctgctttcgcttgtgcttgagataactcttgaagtccttccaacttggagggagcttgtcaatgatcgtgcaccttaggaacttatcgggcaaggtcatcccttcagccactaaggagtggatgatcattttgagctcttggacttgctccatgatgggtcgagagtcgaccattttgtagtccataaacttggacgctacgacctgttcagtccctgcagcattatctatgctatatttcttttctaggctttcccacatttgtttagatgtggttacattggagtatacattgtacaaactatcatctaatgcatttagaatgaaatttttacaaagataatctcctttcctccaagcttcatagtctgccatgacttcgagcctagtctcttagtcgcttggcgcgggcggctcgttctccgtgaggaagttggcgacgcccaatgttgtcaagtagaacaacatcttttgataccacctcttgaagtctgatcctccaaacttgggtggtttctcggcaggtggcatcattcttggtgccaaaggtgccgcagttggtccttggaaggaaccaattccgttgcccccgaagaagccaacaacttggttgggcatagagccccccatgttcgtgttgggcatagtgccccccacattcgtgttgatcccggaagatccaacaccagtattgagcccgaaggcaccaacactcgatccattaaaggatccgaaggaaccactaaacgtggaaccaaccgaaccaccaaaggtggaaccagtggacgccccgaaggggttgtcccaaacccaagggacagTGGATGAGGCGGCTGGGAAGCcgggggttggcatcatcgagggaatcgatgaagtgttgaccggtccagtggtcgccatggtggagggaatggcggcggtggtggtggcatCAGCGttgttggattcagtcgacatctccaacaAATGTTTTAattgtttcgaaagttttagttcagtttaggaggtccaaatcccttcaaaggcaagttatctcgtcttgcgattgttggtttctggattacaagagataacagaatcgggcgtaatacaacccaaaagaaaggaaaaggaagaactgaacttaaaaattacaacgtagaatcgaaactactaaaccagtatgattagccgagtcgaggaggcctcttcccgcaagacgagatacgccccgatagtgctcttcggtttggcgtgtcgtccccaaaggtaaaacggctacgtctctattgatgcagcaccgcaatcagtagagctccggcgaacgagatggaggagagggcagagcttcgacagaaggacaatgcagaaagagggagagagcttatgcagagaatgcttgtatgtgtgtcctaatgcagtggtatggctagcctatttataggccaagccaccatgcagggtcaaccagccattgaaggctcatcatggcaattcgtaaccgacgtcggttacaggcgtgtggctggagtgtaccacccgtgtgtggagcgtgtggatttctcacgtggcagccgtgactgtgcctcgcttgacgacgtgtcaagccacttggattgctgactcggcggtggtccaaaaagaatagtttgggccaagccccaagcccaaagaccaattgccaagatccaagtccaagtccaagtccaagatcgggatcgggatcgggcccgggccaGCGACACGCGGCCCgcgagcacgggcacgggctcgggcacgggcgggcggcggcggcggcgcgctcgtgtgcgcgcgtgtgggctttttcacccatcttggtccactataattattaagtaacataaagtcacttaattcatacacattaaaagatgtgttaatcctccaatgtgggataattaacactagttaattattccctaagctccaactccaagctttaattaaaagctaattatgaccaactttaatccactatttctcactcaccggaaatcggatttgagaaagtgaatatactacatttatctacgtaaaatgtagatcgacgctatgtcatttaatttcacaaaattaaatgtctcgtcacatttattatttggtcaaaatccattgaccggacatatttaatccatgatttttacaactGTCTCACAAGTGTTGATGACTAATGTTATTGTTTTGTTGTAGGTCAATTCCACGGAGAAATGGTGCATCACTGGCATCGAGTTGCTTGTTGTTGAATGACAACCCGGATAGGGTTCAAGCGACAAGCGACAAGGACGAGACGTAGGCAATTTCTAACCTCCACATCATCTTAAATTTATgtggttttaaatttttaattgttttagaaataaaataatcaaaagtTGGAGTATTGTTAtgctattttaataattttatgtgCATTTCATTAATTACGTAAAAGTTGTAGCATAATAGAATTTCATGTATAATATGATTATGTTGTTAACCACTGTAATTATTAAATATCCCCATTTAAAATCATTTTGGTGAAAAATGTACCatttgtaattaaattataagtATTTTGCTTGGTAATAAATGATTATATGAAACCTGAATGTATCTACATATTCGATTTTGAGTCTTGTAATTGATAAATATGGATCAAAGTAAGGATTCGATGCAACTGTGAAGTTATTAATATACATTTATGTGTACGAAGAATCCTCGATAATATTAATaggtaattaattaatactccgtACATGTTCTTCCAAATTGTGTAGAGATTTCTTTTCTATCAGTTATTAATCACAATCTCAATTTTATAACGATCCTAGACTTGTATAACTCATCTCACCGTCTTATGATTCCATAATTAAAAGTGACTTTATCAACATTAATTGTTCTTAATGAATAAATCTTACTATAAAAATTATAGTTATCGCTATTAAAAGTAATTGTTGTTATTAGTCAATAAAAGTTACTTAGCGGATGCAAGACAACTGCCCGGGTATCCACCATTCTTTTTTTAGCATCTTGGTCACACGAAGTCGCTAACAATACACTCATCATCTCACTCTTAGTACTTTTagttaataacaataataatataaaaaatgataaaataattaaatctctTACCTAAACTATATTCGagcaatttaaaaaatgaagctCTAGGCAATTGTCATTTACTACTCATAGTTATCGTTTcatttttgggaaaaaaaatgaGCAATTCATAATATTTAATACATGAAGTTAACAAGCATAATGTTTTAGACCAAGATCAGAAAACGATCTAACACATCCAAAATTTAACATCTCCGTCATCTCTTTTGCAAAAAAAAGAGTAATTCTTAATGTTTAAGACTCGTAGttaataatgatttttttaCCGAGATTGCAAAATACTCATATGTTTATAACCTAAAATCATAAAACGGTCACATGTTTAAAATTAAGgacattattttaaattaaaacaaatttgTTGTATTCGTGAAGTATGCCAAGAGTTTGACTGAGTCTCAATATCATTATAATCTACATCTCTTTTGGTTTTCActcatttatttgaatattgaaaTATATTGCTATAAAACTTAATGaccaaaaatattatttttcggTGCGACCCATTGTCAAATTATGGATCTACCTATCCATATTTATAAGCGTTGTGATTTTGTTTaataaagggaaaagaaaatgagGCATGGGTCGTTTTGGTCATGTACATATTAATGCTATAGTTGCACGTGTAGAAATTATCTTACGCTCAATTGctgttcgatttttttttattgggaAGTATTACCATTTTACTAGCTTTAATATACAATAACTATTTTTTGTGTAACTCAATttgtatttataaaattatactatatgACAGTAAATCAGAGAGACTAGAATACACATCGCAGCAaagttaaaataaaagatttacCTATTAGAAAGACaaaaatctctttattttccaaAAGAGACTCAATTAGGTTGTCACAAACTTCAATCTATTTTtaacaataaataatgataaaatataTGTTATCCATCATTTCTCACGTCAATTTGAGTAAGAAAATAATTCTATCCATTCATTGATTCCTTCTTATCAAACTACGTAGTACTAATATATGCGAAGATACAAACagatattttataataaaaaataaatcaaatcaatTACAAAAGTAGATTAAAAATGTAATTAAGttactataaaataaatacatatatCCATATTATACTTTCCATCTCAAAATTGAAGATGAATATCATCAAAAATATATCCATATTATACTTTCCATCTCAAAATTGAAGATGAATGTCATCAACTCATCATTTCATTATACACAGTTACAGACGAATAATGGTTAGAGCCTCCAAAAAATTACCGTGAAACACCCATACAAGTTCATAgttttgcaaaagagaaaacctactaattttaaaataatttattcattAGAATTTCAGTTCTTTTATTATCGAAGTCGAGTGTGTTACTCAATTCATCAATCATGATCTTTGGCTTGCTCCAAGTGCGCACGTTAGACTCCGTGCGCACCCTCAAGCAATAAATAGCAATCAATTCTCTAACCAAATTCAACTCCAATTCCAACCCACAGAATGAGAAACCCAACCGCCAAattccaccaccaccgccaccttgtcctcctcttcctcctcctaaTCGCCGCCGGAAAATTCCAATTCTACAAATTTGCCGACGCAGCTCAGCGGAAGATCCACATTACGGACGATCTGGACGACGTCGTCGACGACGAAGAGGACGACGAGTGGAGAGAATGGGGCACGGTGAAGGCCCGACCCGACTTCGACCCGCCGCCCACCGACTTCACCAAGATGCAGGAGGAAAATATTAAGGGCCCTGTTTTCGGATTCGTTAAACTCCGACCCGGAAATCGTCGGACTTCGGTAATGACCTTTACTTCAATTCCCCATCTCTTTTTAATTCCCATATTGTGTGGTGTTTAGTTTTAGCTGGTTCCTCTCTCTCTTTGATTAAATTTCACCTTTCTAGTTCCTAATTTGTGAGAATGTGAGCTGATAATGGGAAGAAAGAATGTGAGCACGCGCGGGATGGAGAATTCTTCTCCTAAAATGGTGGCAAAGTGAGAAGGCATGgaatattaaaaatgttaatttATTAGGACGTTGGGGAGTTAAGGTGTTCTTTTTTAGTAGTATATGgattattttatagtaatacTGTTTCTTGAAATTGTATTTTGGATCCAGATTAGTATATTTCATGTCGAAATTTTGTCTTGTGCATCACGTATTCTTCACATCTCAAAGGAGATGGTATCAGAAATCGCCATGAAATGGACCAAGGTGGCAAGAACCGGAGCAACTGAAGCCAGGTTCAGCACCGTTGATCTCAGCACACTAATGTTCACCATGCCGAAAGGTCTAAATGTTTTGGAGGTTTGTTCCTATATATCTTGCAAACCTAAGATCTATGTCTTGAAATTCTTACAGAAACTGTTCATGTTTATTGACCATCTTATTAGTTAAAGGAATACCTGTTGAGCCAACCAGAGGCTTATGAGATCAAGATAGGCGATCAGCTCTTCAGAAGACCGGGGGATCCTACGTTCGATGAAGTTTTTCGCAAGCTCCAAATGGACAAGGCTGAAACCTCTGATGATACGGCCAATGACGAGCTTTAACAACAGAATCACTAGATGGCTGAATATTCTTGTTGTTCCACTGTGACCATATATGACTCATTTCATCCACTTGTAAAATGTTTACATTTTCAATTTTACAACACTTTCCTCTATTTCTGTCAAAACTGCAGATATCTTAATGTGGTTAATAAACTGTTTCTGCTCAGTGATGCATACATTTCTAAGTTTGTTTAGTACACCATAACATGATATCTACACTTAGCGGTGTCATCGGGTATCACGGGGAGATGTAATCATACAATCAAGTGTTTTCAAGAATTCTGTTCAATTCACTTCACAGTTCCTCTAGTTTGAAGAGTTAATGCGTTTGAATAACGAATTAGGAGACTAACCCCAAAGAAGATCAGATCAGAATCACTTGTGCTTATTGCTGAAGTCTGACAGCTGAAGAAGTCGAATCCTGGAGATTCTTGCAGCCTCATCTCGCTCATTTTGAGTGTTATAACCCTAATCCCCTGCTTCAATTGCTTGAATTAGGAATCGAATAATGTCGTGGAAATCAAATAATGTCGCTCTTTTGAGTGTTATTCCATTGTTCAACTCCGGCTCTTTGATAACATTCTTCAGAGTTGCATATCAATCTTTAACAAAGCTTTTCAACATAGATAGCTCATATTGTTTGCAAGTTTTATTACAGTAGCAGTAGATAAACATCATGATCCAGAGATCTTACTGCAGGGTTAGACCCTGGTTTTCTGGCATATCTTAAAGCTGCTCCAGAACTTTTACTTTAGGGCTGATAGAGTTTTCATTCATTAATTTCGAACTCAACATCACAAGAGCTATGTACTTATGCATGAGGAAATATAGTCGACTAGCAATGTTACTTCACATTTATGTTTGTCTATAGAAAATACTCACCCAGTTCCCAACCCATAGATTCCTAGTAACTCTAGCAAGCTCTTGAAGCAGAGCATCTGCAAAACGGCCATGCAAAAGAAAATAGCCGAAATCAGTAAGAATCAGGCTACTTTCCCTCACTACCAAATCTCTGACCAGTTGTGCAATTAGAAAACGTAGCCTCATTCATCACAAGAATGTTGTGAATTTATGCATGGTGCTTTGTTT
It contains:
- the LOC121792446 gene encoding uncharacterized protein LOC121792446 isoform X1; this translates as MRNPTAKFHHHRHLVLLFLLLIAAGKFQFYKFADAAQRKIHITDDLDDVVDDEEDDEWREWGTVKARPDFDPPPTDFTKMQEENIKGPVFGFVKLRPGNRRTSISIFHVEILSCASRILHISKEMVSEIAMKWTKVARTGATEARFSTVDLSTLMFTMPKGLNVLELKEYLLSQPEAYEIKIGDQLFRRPGDPTFDEVFRKLQMDKAETSDDTANDEL
- the LOC121792446 gene encoding uncharacterized protein LOC121792446 isoform X2; translation: MRNPTAKFHHHRHLVLLFLLLIAAGKFQFYKFADAAQRKIHITDDLDDVVDDEEDDEWREWGTVKARPDFDPPPTDFTKMQEENIKGPVFGFVKLRPGNRRTSEMVSEIAMKWTKVARTGATEARFSTVDLSTLMFTMPKGLNVLELKEYLLSQPEAYEIKIGDQLFRRPGDPTFDEVFRKLQMDKAETSDDTANDEL